One Fuerstiella marisgermanici DNA window includes the following coding sequences:
- a CDS encoding diguanylate cyclase, whose product MNATQTSFTPSSGGVYCPMTPAVPTDTCAVLQRLMALSEQAGKEVANGSPRTIVPRGVCSMLLRAMKIRDPGIILHGQRIGTIARGVSTLLGWEDAQRAELELAGLLHDLGKIGVPDNILRKPGKLSSEEYDFVSLYHHAAISLMQVLRIDTSLISMLTMLHHNFDGAGVEARGAGVSHELPLGPRILAVADAYDSLSSPKSYRRGMTHGEVMKILNEHSGSRYDGNVIKTLNRWHEADGDQLFGMGDPFGDPAQRMVISDAERDEVVVLTQILNILYQFHSLYDGFFIVDSNMEYCVWSDGMEELSGKGPGHTVGRSWQPCDVSLSPITQTARNDLSPREEILPQVMRNGRAQFASRVCDVDGNRQLSVDVYTMPILGDRAKVNGVVQLFRCKGGVRRQSREYVELKLAATRDALTGVANRGQLETQLRHLLDDYHNHEGARSLSVIFLDVDKFKNINDTYGHKAGDQVLVDLTRLLQHETYSGEIIARYGGEEFIVLCPDTDVKAAVRRAERLRDAIQKSSVGGVSGLNVTSSFGVSTAHLGDTVQTLMERADACLYQAKETGRNRTCWEDQDKLDKEEHEMIEEEVVEESVPLVSEERGRLVFTQDIRVSTSLELTAMKLNAFISTVEEIELTHQEQGFLQLRLGYLGFTRRWGSVPERQPVEMDIRFETTREAGTGADRGRTLRQVAVVMRPIGRIVNKAKFELRCSNIMVQLRSYLLGY is encoded by the coding sequence ATGAACGCGACTCAAACATCTTTCACTCCATCGTCTGGCGGTGTCTATTGCCCCATGACCCCCGCCGTTCCTACGGATACGTGCGCTGTACTGCAGCGTCTGATGGCATTGTCAGAACAGGCGGGCAAAGAAGTTGCCAACGGTTCGCCTCGAACAATCGTCCCGCGCGGCGTGTGTTCGATGCTGCTGCGAGCGATGAAGATTCGCGACCCGGGCATCATTCTTCATGGTCAGAGGATCGGCACGATTGCGCGCGGTGTTTCGACACTGCTCGGATGGGAAGACGCTCAGCGAGCGGAATTAGAACTGGCCGGATTGCTGCACGACCTCGGCAAGATTGGAGTTCCCGACAACATTCTCCGCAAGCCAGGAAAGCTTAGCAGCGAAGAATATGACTTCGTTAGCCTGTATCATCACGCCGCGATCAGTCTGATGCAGGTGCTACGAATCGATACGAGTTTGATCTCGATGTTGACCATGCTGCACCACAATTTCGATGGAGCAGGCGTCGAAGCTCGGGGAGCTGGCGTGTCTCACGAACTGCCGCTTGGCCCGCGCATTCTGGCGGTCGCCGACGCATACGATTCGCTTAGTTCGCCCAAATCCTATCGTCGCGGGATGACGCACGGCGAAGTGATGAAGATCCTGAATGAACATTCCGGCAGCCGCTACGATGGCAACGTCATCAAGACACTGAATCGATGGCATGAAGCCGATGGCGATCAGTTGTTTGGCATGGGCGATCCCTTTGGTGACCCCGCTCAGCGCATGGTGATTTCTGACGCCGAACGCGACGAAGTCGTTGTGCTGACTCAAATTCTGAACATCCTGTATCAGTTCCATTCGCTGTACGACGGTTTCTTCATCGTGGATTCGAACATGGAATACTGTGTTTGGTCGGACGGCATGGAAGAACTTTCGGGCAAAGGACCGGGACACACCGTCGGTCGAAGCTGGCAGCCCTGCGATGTTTCGCTGTCGCCGATTACCCAGACGGCTCGAAACGATCTTTCCCCACGCGAAGAGATTTTGCCGCAGGTGATGCGCAATGGACGGGCTCAGTTTGCCAGCCGCGTTTGCGACGTCGATGGCAATCGCCAACTGAGTGTTGACGTTTACACCATGCCAATTCTCGGTGACCGAGCGAAAGTCAATGGCGTTGTGCAGTTGTTTCGGTGTAAAGGCGGCGTGCGTCGGCAAAGCCGTGAATACGTCGAACTGAAACTGGCCGCCACGCGTGACGCTCTTACCGGTGTCGCCAATCGAGGCCAGTTGGAAACGCAGTTGCGTCATCTACTGGATGACTATCACAACCATGAAGGCGCTCGCAGCCTGAGCGTCATTTTTCTGGATGTGGATAAATTCAAGAACATCAATGACACATACGGTCATAAAGCGGGAGACCAGGTCCTTGTCGATCTCACTCGGCTGCTACAGCACGAAACCTACTCCGGCGAAATTATCGCTCGCTACGGCGGCGAAGAATTCATTGTGCTGTGTCCGGATACGGACGTGAAAGCGGCTGTGCGACGTGCAGAACGGCTGCGAGACGCCATCCAGAAAAGCTCCGTCGGTGGAGTCAGCGGATTGAACGTGACGTCGTCTTTCGGTGTTTCGACGGCTCATTTGGGAGACACCGTCCAGACGCTTATGGAACGCGCGGACGCGTGTCTGTATCAAGCGAAAGAAACGGGAAGGAACAGAACATGCTGGGAAGATCAGGACAAACTGGACAAGGAGGAACACGAAATGATTGAAGAAGAAGTGGTCGAAGAATCTGTTCCACTGGTCAGCGAAGAACGTGGCCGCCTGGTATTTACTCAGGACATTCGCGTCTCGACATCGTTGGAACTGACCGCGATGAAACTCAACGCTTTCATCTCAACGGTCGAGGAAATTGAGCTGACTCACCAGGAACAGGGCTTCCTGCAGCTGCGGCTGGGGTACCTCGGTTTCACGCGCCGCTGGGGGTCTGTTCCGGAACGTCAGCCTGTTGAAATGGACATCCGTTTCGAAACCACACGCGAAGCGGGAACCGGGGCCGATCGAGGCCGGACGCTACGTCAGGTTGCGGTTGTGATGCGGCCCATCGGTCGAATCGTCAACAAGGCGAAGTTCGAACTGCGATGTTCAAACATCATGGTGCAACTGCGATCGTACCTGTTGGGCTACTAA
- a CDS encoding TolC family protein gives MKSTKLIAVLAAVCIVSGCSQNRWQARRGPTVDGYQPPQRLAGAESLPPNQQIEAALQLTAVASDADATPYISLVSATENEVQTGSEAAVLTDSAVPIADSAGVKVGMSLSEFESLAFAHNPAIRELAATTQKAAGYRTQVSLRPNPTIGYAAQQLADRNTDQHIAFVEQEFVTAGKLELNRCVLNETLRAQLMELEAQKLRVATDVRVQFYAALAAQKRIELIEDFESVVDKGVEVAELRVKAAEGSKLEVLQATIQKNEIDLALQQASVRFAAAWRRLIALTGTPYIEPSTLIGELPVETQTQDWSLVKSTIVSSSPEYNAAQTRVSRARAQLQRHGVQAVPNLTFQLGAGVDNGTNNGMLNFQVSAPVPVFNGNEGNIAAARAEFCRAALEVQRVEKSIEARLAEVSGDYDAALAAVDKYVSHILPNANESLKLAELAYEAGETSFVQVLVARRTYFDSNLQLIAAQTRLAQAKSIVDGFVLTGGLDPVVDNSGDDSLRGLTFGQQ, from the coding sequence ATGAAGTCAACAAAGCTGATCGCGGTCTTAGCGGCCGTTTGCATCGTTTCCGGCTGCAGCCAGAATCGCTGGCAGGCGCGACGTGGACCAACCGTCGACGGCTATCAGCCGCCTCAGAGGTTGGCCGGCGCTGAAAGCTTACCGCCGAACCAACAGATCGAAGCGGCACTGCAGCTCACTGCCGTCGCATCTGATGCCGACGCGACACCGTACATCTCACTCGTGTCAGCCACAGAGAACGAAGTTCAGACAGGTTCCGAAGCAGCAGTTCTCACAGACTCCGCTGTTCCCATCGCCGACAGCGCGGGGGTGAAAGTGGGGATGTCACTTTCAGAATTTGAATCACTTGCGTTCGCCCACAACCCGGCGATTCGTGAGCTGGCGGCTACAACTCAAAAAGCGGCCGGCTATCGAACGCAGGTCAGTCTTCGCCCCAACCCCACGATTGGCTATGCGGCGCAGCAGCTTGCTGACCGCAACACTGATCAGCATATTGCATTTGTGGAACAGGAATTTGTCACAGCTGGCAAGCTTGAACTAAATCGCTGTGTGTTGAACGAAACTCTGCGAGCTCAGTTGATGGAGCTGGAAGCTCAGAAGTTGCGCGTGGCTACTGATGTGCGCGTCCAATTCTATGCCGCTTTGGCCGCCCAGAAGCGGATCGAACTCATCGAAGACTTCGAATCCGTCGTGGACAAGGGCGTGGAAGTCGCCGAACTTCGCGTCAAAGCAGCGGAAGGTTCGAAACTCGAAGTCCTGCAGGCCACCATTCAGAAGAATGAAATTGATCTGGCTCTTCAACAGGCCAGTGTCCGGTTTGCGGCCGCATGGCGCAGGTTGATTGCTTTGACCGGCACGCCGTACATCGAACCATCAACGCTGATCGGCGAACTTCCGGTTGAAACGCAGACTCAGGACTGGTCGCTGGTGAAGTCGACAATTGTTAGCAGCAGTCCGGAATACAACGCGGCTCAAACGCGAGTTTCGCGGGCGCGAGCTCAATTGCAAAGACACGGGGTGCAGGCCGTTCCCAACCTCACGTTTCAGCTCGGCGCTGGCGTAGACAATGGCACAAATAACGGCATGCTGAATTTCCAGGTCTCCGCCCCCGTGCCAGTATTCAACGGCAACGAAGGTAATATTGCAGCTGCTCGGGCAGAATTCTGTCGAGCGGCTTTGGAAGTCCAACGGGTCGAAAAATCGATCGAAGCACGGCTTGCAGAAGTGTCCGGAGACTACGACGCGGCGTTGGCGGCCGTCGATAAATACGTCAGCCACATCCTGCCGAACGCGAACGAATCGTTGAAACTGGCGGAGCTGGCGTATGAAGCGGGTGAGACCAGCTTTGTACAGGTGCTGGTCGCGCGGCGCACGTACTTTGATTCCAACCTGCAGCTCATCGCCGCTCAAACGCGACTTGCCCAGGCGAAATCAATAGTCGACGGCTTCGTGCTGACAGGCGGTCTTGATCCGGTTGTAGACAACAGCGGTGACGACAGCCTGCGAGGACTCACGTTCGGACAGCAGTAA
- a CDS encoding zinc-binding metallopeptidase family protein — protein sequence MRSYSCVCGNIAFFENTHCLACDEDLGWCPGCSRLSTLLPEQDGMFRCGNKHCNVLLAKCHNYAHEAVCNRCYIVSADESPARFCDYCRFNDTIPDLTVPGNREMWGRLEAAKRRLLYTLDLLRLPYGRLEDGIEPALTFDFKADTTQKPKWWWSMGKEERVYTGHAHGKITINVREADTVEREKARVLFQEAHRTVIGHFRHEIAHYYWQMLVQDVSEQECKAVFGDHENPSYADAQQKYYKDGPTAQWQKNYVSAYATMHPWEDFAETFATYLDMVSVLDTARHMGVDENCDPLTAALPMMVRRYAELGVVFNEMNRSMGLTDLVPEIFGPPIVTKLQYVNDLVRTAARPE from the coding sequence ATGAGATCCTACAGCTGCGTCTGCGGCAACATAGCATTCTTCGAAAACACCCATTGTCTGGCGTGTGATGAGGATCTGGGGTGGTGTCCGGGCTGCAGCCGGCTGTCGACGCTTCTGCCGGAACAGGACGGTATGTTTCGGTGCGGAAACAAGCACTGCAACGTGCTGCTGGCCAAGTGTCACAATTACGCGCACGAAGCGGTTTGCAACCGTTGCTACATCGTCTCTGCGGATGAAAGCCCCGCCAGGTTTTGTGACTACTGTCGGTTTAATGACACGATTCCGGATCTGACTGTTCCGGGCAATCGAGAAATGTGGGGGCGTCTGGAAGCCGCGAAACGCCGCCTGCTGTATACGCTGGATCTTCTGCGTCTTCCGTATGGTCGCCTGGAAGATGGCATAGAGCCCGCGCTAACCTTCGACTTCAAAGCCGACACTACTCAGAAACCGAAGTGGTGGTGGTCAATGGGCAAAGAAGAACGCGTCTATACCGGACACGCTCACGGAAAAATTACGATCAACGTCCGTGAAGCTGACACAGTGGAACGCGAAAAAGCGAGAGTCCTGTTTCAGGAAGCTCATCGCACGGTCATAGGCCACTTTCGCCACGAGATCGCTCATTACTATTGGCAGATGCTGGTTCAGGACGTCAGCGAACAGGAATGCAAAGCTGTTTTTGGCGACCACGAAAACCCGAGCTACGCAGATGCTCAGCAGAAGTACTACAAAGACGGGCCGACGGCACAATGGCAAAAGAACTACGTTAGCGCCTACGCGACAATGCATCCGTGGGAAGACTTCGCCGAAACGTTTGCGACGTATCTTGACATGGTGAGCGTACTGGATACGGCCCGACACATGGGCGTCGATGAGAACTGTGATCCGCTGACGGCTGCATTGCCGATGATGGTGCGGCGATATGCGGAGTTGGGGGTCGTGTTTAACGAGATGAACCGCTCAATGGGACTGACGGATCTGGTGCCGGAGATCTTCGGTCCACCCATTGTCACCAAACTACAGTACGTCAACGATCTGGTCCGCACCGCAGCTCGCCCTGAGTAA
- a CDS encoding glutaminase, with protein MPLDFNAIFAEILRSIEPDRGCGKVADYIPALAAIDRMKFGMCVSLENGDTHCVGDAEERFSIQSISKVFTLSMVLRKVGDDLWKRVGREPSGSPFNSIVQLEMERGIPRNPLINAGAIVVTDHLVSDFGPAAMIDELLNRLRMLAGDPSIAVDEDVASSEASVGARNRALANFMQSFGNLHNPVEETLAAYFSHCAISMNCRQLARAALFLAFNGRDPISGKQMVTGEACRRINAVMMSCGHYDNSGDFTYRIGLPGKSGVGGGILVVSPGHGSIAVWSPGLNKAGTSHVGSLALETLVRLTGWSVFV; from the coding sequence ATGCCTCTCGACTTCAACGCCATCTTTGCCGAAATCCTTCGCTCGATTGAACCGGATCGAGGTTGCGGTAAGGTTGCCGACTACATTCCTGCGCTGGCGGCAATCGATCGGATGAAATTCGGTATGTGCGTGTCGCTGGAAAATGGTGACACGCATTGTGTCGGCGATGCGGAAGAGCGTTTTTCGATCCAGAGTATTTCCAAAGTGTTTACGCTGTCGATGGTGCTGCGGAAAGTCGGCGACGACCTGTGGAAACGAGTTGGTCGGGAACCTTCCGGGTCGCCTTTCAATTCGATCGTGCAGTTGGAGATGGAGCGAGGTATTCCGCGAAATCCACTGATCAATGCGGGTGCTATCGTTGTGACCGATCACCTCGTCAGCGACTTCGGGCCGGCAGCGATGATTGACGAACTGCTAAACCGATTGCGGATGCTCGCAGGCGATCCATCAATCGCAGTGGACGAAGATGTCGCGTCATCCGAAGCCAGCGTCGGGGCTCGCAACCGAGCTCTTGCGAACTTCATGCAGTCCTTTGGAAACCTGCACAACCCGGTCGAAGAAACTCTGGCCGCCTATTTTTCTCATTGTGCGATTTCCATGAACTGTCGACAACTGGCGCGAGCCGCGTTGTTTCTGGCATTCAACGGACGCGACCCGATCAGCGGAAAACAGATGGTGACGGGCGAAGCCTGTCGGCGGATCAACGCCGTCATGATGTCCTGCGGCCACTACGACAACAGTGGCGATTTCACGTATCGCATCGGTCTTCCGGGGAAGAGTGGCGTCGGTGGCGGCATTCTGGTGGTCTCGCCTGGGCACGGCAGTATCGCCGTTTGGTCGCCGGGGTTGAACAAAGCCGGCACCTCGCACGTGGGCAGTCTAGCTTTGGAAACCCTGGTGCGACTGACGGGATGGTCGGTGTTCGTTTAG
- a CDS encoding transglutaminase-like domain-containing protein — protein sequence MSLIDVACDLTYQVRTTTVFLFQIEAARTPRQCVISENLSLNPNVTVETFEIGTDGNQLQRVSVEPCTLEVSYRATVELKPGKEDSNDIGESPISQTPPAVLTYLNPSRYSESDLLSRFAFEEFGQLYPGFSRVQAICNWVFDHLDYTPGSTNANTTASDVLLQRTGVCRDYAHLAISLCRGMGIPARYVAGYAVNLQPPDFHGFMEAFLDGKWYLFDPTRLTSVHGLVRIGTGRDAADVSTATITGNTVLTQQIVSATESANNADPVDEDTGASAVSTA from the coding sequence ATGTCTTTGATCGATGTTGCCTGTGACCTGACGTATCAGGTTCGCACAACCACCGTGTTCCTCTTCCAGATCGAAGCCGCTCGCACGCCCCGACAGTGCGTCATCTCCGAAAACCTGAGCCTGAACCCAAACGTCACCGTCGAAACGTTCGAAATCGGCACGGATGGAAATCAGCTGCAGCGAGTCTCCGTCGAACCGTGTACGTTAGAAGTTTCTTACCGCGCGACGGTGGAACTTAAGCCGGGCAAAGAAGATTCCAACGACATCGGTGAGTCGCCAATTTCTCAAACGCCGCCCGCCGTTCTGACCTACCTAAACCCCAGCCGCTACTCCGAAAGTGATCTTCTGTCACGTTTCGCGTTCGAAGAATTCGGACAACTGTATCCGGGCTTCAGTCGCGTCCAGGCGATTTGCAACTGGGTGTTCGATCACCTGGATTACACGCCTGGCAGTACCAATGCCAATACAACCGCCAGCGACGTTCTGTTGCAACGCACCGGAGTCTGCCGTGACTACGCTCACCTTGCGATTTCACTGTGTCGAGGAATGGGCATTCCCGCTCGTTATGTGGCCGGATACGCAGTCAACCTTCAGCCACCGGACTTCCATGGGTTTATGGAAGCGTTCCTGGATGGCAAGTGGTACCTGTTCGATCCAACTCGACTGACATCCGTGCACGGACTCGTGCGTATTGGAACCGGTCGCGATGCGGCCGATGTTTCGACCGCCACAATCACCGGAAACACCGTGTTGACTCAACAAATTGTGTCAGCCACGGAATCCGCCAACAACGCTGATCCTGTCGATGAAGACACCGGGGCAAGTGCTGTGTCGACCGCATAG
- a CDS encoding DNA gyrase subunit B: MSETDPPKATYDGSDIQHLKGVEGIRKRPAMYIGGTDSHGLHHLVYEVVDNSIDEAVNGHASKVKVQINVDESISISDDGRGIPISEVKGDGRPAVEVVLTEIHAGGKFDRDSGYKTGTGGLHGVGITAVNAVSEWLTAEVSREGHVWVMDFEKGRRSSELRQLGRSDKTGTKLSFLPDPTIFPETKFSFDTLTRRLQELAFLTPGIRITLQDDRVNRTESFHYEDGLVEFVKHLNRTQTPIMPDVISVAGESDGVQVEVALQHNDGYTENVRAFANNIFNVDGGSHLSGFKAAMTRSLNTYAKKANLFKDISPASEDFREGLTAVISVRVPDPQFESQTKVKLTNPEVEGIVQSVVGEQLLKYLEENPANAKRLVAKAVNAAEAREAARKSREMVRRKGAITTGGLPEKLRDCRSRDLETTELYLVEGDSAGGSADTGRDSNIQAILPLRGKILNVEKAQLVKVLDNNEISNLFRAIGVSPAAGGEEMDISKRRYGKIIVMTDADVDGSHIRTLLLTFIFRHMRPLAEGGFVYIAQPPLYRVTQKGRKAPRYVQTHETMMTELTDLGRDGASLISKSDGTVFDDDNLDRVISVLREMEQPLELLERRGIDISYLQVKGGAEPTRLPRFRVLWADSEKWFFERDEADAFVKQLEQEHEASVAAENPPADAKSDSDSDGNEDPDDKTVELEPVCQLVDLHEITTLNAQLALLKDFGFTYTDFVSAGVQNAEQVYPFRIERGDSTVQLTSLREVLPELRKLGEKGLTLTRFKGLGEMNSEELWDTSMDPEKRVLLQVRMEDAVAADEIFRILMGDQVEPRREFIETHALDVKQLDI, from the coding sequence GTGTCAGAAACGGATCCTCCTAAAGCGACCTACGATGGCTCAGATATTCAGCATCTGAAAGGTGTTGAGGGTATTCGCAAGCGTCCGGCGATGTACATCGGCGGCACCGATTCGCACGGGCTGCATCATCTGGTGTACGAAGTCGTCGACAACAGTATCGACGAAGCCGTCAACGGACACGCGTCGAAAGTGAAAGTGCAGATTAACGTCGACGAGAGCATTTCCATCTCCGATGACGGCCGCGGAATTCCCATCAGCGAAGTGAAGGGCGACGGGCGTCCGGCCGTGGAAGTGGTACTGACGGAAATTCATGCCGGTGGAAAATTCGACCGCGACAGCGGCTACAAAACCGGAACCGGTGGCCTGCACGGCGTTGGTATCACGGCCGTGAACGCTGTCAGCGAATGGCTGACGGCCGAAGTCAGTCGTGAAGGTCACGTATGGGTGATGGATTTTGAAAAAGGACGTCGCTCATCAGAACTGCGACAGCTTGGACGGTCTGACAAGACCGGGACCAAACTTTCGTTTCTGCCCGATCCTACAATCTTTCCCGAAACCAAATTCTCGTTCGACACATTGACGCGCCGACTGCAGGAACTTGCGTTCCTGACCCCCGGCATCCGCATCACGTTGCAGGATGACCGAGTCAACCGGACGGAATCGTTCCACTACGAAGACGGACTGGTGGAATTCGTCAAGCACCTGAACCGGACGCAGACGCCGATCATGCCGGACGTCATCAGCGTGGCGGGCGAAAGCGATGGCGTGCAGGTGGAAGTCGCCCTGCAACACAACGACGGTTACACAGAAAATGTGCGAGCCTTCGCGAACAACATCTTCAATGTCGACGGGGGTTCACACCTTAGCGGCTTCAAGGCCGCGATGACTCGATCGCTGAACACGTACGCCAAGAAGGCAAACCTGTTTAAGGACATTTCACCGGCCAGTGAAGACTTCCGCGAAGGTCTGACGGCTGTGATTTCTGTCCGAGTTCCCGATCCGCAGTTTGAATCTCAAACCAAGGTGAAGCTCACCAACCCCGAAGTGGAAGGCATCGTGCAATCCGTGGTGGGCGAACAACTATTGAAGTATCTGGAAGAGAATCCGGCCAACGCCAAGCGACTGGTTGCCAAAGCGGTTAACGCGGCCGAAGCGCGCGAAGCTGCTCGAAAGTCGCGAGAAATGGTGCGCCGCAAAGGTGCCATCACCACAGGTGGCCTGCCGGAAAAACTGCGAGACTGCCGCAGCCGCGACCTGGAAACGACTGAGCTGTATCTGGTGGAAGGGGATTCGGCCGGTGGATCGGCAGACACGGGACGCGATTCCAACATTCAGGCCATCCTGCCACTGCGTGGAAAGATCCTGAACGTCGAGAAGGCTCAGCTGGTCAAGGTTCTGGACAATAACGAAATCTCGAACCTGTTCCGCGCCATCGGAGTGTCGCCGGCGGCGGGCGGCGAGGAAATGGACATCAGCAAACGGCGGTACGGCAAGATCATCGTGATGACCGACGCCGACGTCGACGGTAGCCACATTCGCACGCTGCTGTTGACCTTCATCTTTCGCCACATGAGACCGCTGGCGGAAGGTGGCTTCGTGTATATCGCTCAACCGCCGCTGTACCGAGTCACGCAAAAAGGCCGCAAAGCGCCGCGTTATGTGCAAACGCACGAAACGATGATGACCGAGCTAACGGACTTAGGACGCGATGGAGCCAGCCTGATCTCCAAATCCGACGGCACTGTCTTCGATGATGACAATCTCGATCGCGTGATCAGTGTGTTGCGGGAAATGGAGCAGCCTCTGGAATTACTGGAACGCCGCGGCATCGACATCAGTTACCTTCAGGTCAAGGGCGGTGCCGAACCAACTCGGTTACCGCGGTTTCGCGTTCTGTGGGCGGATTCTGAAAAGTGGTTCTTCGAACGAGACGAAGCCGACGCGTTTGTGAAGCAGTTGGAGCAGGAACACGAAGCGAGCGTTGCTGCGGAAAACCCACCAGCAGATGCGAAGTCTGATTCTGACTCTGACGGCAACGAAGATCCTGACGACAAAACAGTGGAACTTGAGCCCGTCTGCCAACTGGTCGACCTGCATGAAATCACAACGTTGAACGCTCAGCTCGCATTGCTGAAAGACTTCGGTTTCACCTACACAGACTTTGTGTCGGCGGGTGTGCAGAACGCGGAACAGGTCTACCCGTTCCGTATCGAACGCGGCGATTCCACTGTCCAGCTCACCAGCCTTCGCGAAGTGCTGCCGGAATTGCGAAAACTGGGTGAAAAGGGTTTGACGCTGACCCGCTTTAAGGGGCTGGGCGAAATGAATTCCGAAGAACTCTGGGACACCAGTATGGATCCCGAAAAACGAGTTCTGTTGCAGGTCCGCATGGAAGACGCCGTGGCCGCCGATGAAATCTTCCGCATCCTAATGGGCGATCAGGTCGAACCGCGTCGTGAGTTCATCGAAACACACGCGCTGGACGTCAAGCAGCTGGACATTTGA
- a CDS encoding DUF721 domain-containing protein, giving the protein MNDFAFGKPTQLGHVLQTLVRKRGLAEESAQKELDEIWKKAAGPRIASKTFVRRLRSGILEIGVTNGAILEELTCYLKHEVLSAVQQLQTNPPINSLKFVKVN; this is encoded by the coding sequence ATGAATGACTTCGCTTTCGGGAAACCCACGCAACTGGGGCATGTGCTGCAAACTCTTGTTCGCAAACGGGGGCTTGCCGAAGAATCAGCTCAAAAAGAACTGGATGAAATCTGGAAAAAGGCGGCTGGCCCAAGAATCGCCTCAAAGACGTTTGTGCGTCGGTTGAGATCCGGCATTCTGGAAATTGGTGTCACCAATGGAGCTATCCTGGAAGAACTGACCTGCTACCTGAAGCATGAAGTTCTGTCCGCCGTGCAGCAGCTTCAAACAAACCCTCCGATCAACTCCCTGAAGTTTGTCAAAGTCAATTAG
- the dnaN gene encoding DNA polymerase III subunit beta: MQLTCDRALFSAAFQTAASAVPARTPKDVLRNVYMHLGTGGVEVVGTDQEVAIRYKVDGVTTTSTGEALLPTARVSPILRELQDEQFEIVVEEQSLMIKAASSQFRLSSEDPRDFPPVPEFDATDYYRIPANVFRQIIRRTSFATDVESTRYALGGLLLEFDEGKVTVAATDSRRLAVATAACETEGSPKAPEKTTVVPTRAMALLERSIDGSEEFVDVAVRENDVLMRSGRCVIYSRLVEGRFPKYRDVIPQSGSISIMQTAGPFHAAVRQAQIVTDEESRGVDFTFDKAKLTMSSRAQDIGESKIELPIEYDHEEIKITFDPRYVADFLKVLTPETLVELQLISAEHAAVFRVEDSYTYVIMPLSQSR, encoded by the coding sequence ATGCAGTTAACTTGTGATCGTGCCCTGTTTTCGGCTGCGTTTCAAACCGCCGCGTCGGCCGTTCCAGCGCGAACGCCGAAGGATGTCCTCCGCAACGTCTATATGCACCTTGGAACCGGGGGCGTGGAAGTTGTTGGCACCGATCAGGAAGTGGCGATCCGTTACAAGGTCGATGGCGTCACCACCACGTCGACCGGGGAAGCTCTGCTGCCCACGGCGCGAGTCTCACCGATTCTGCGTGAGCTTCAGGATGAGCAGTTTGAGATTGTGGTTGAAGAACAGTCGCTGATGATTAAAGCGGCCAGTTCGCAGTTCCGCCTGTCTTCCGAAGATCCTCGCGACTTCCCGCCGGTCCCGGAATTTGACGCAACGGACTACTACCGAATTCCAGCAAACGTTTTTCGACAGATCATCCGTCGCACTTCCTTCGCGACCGACGTCGAAAGCACTCGCTACGCTCTCGGCGGACTGTTGCTGGAATTCGACGAAGGCAAAGTCACCGTGGCTGCCACAGACAGCCGACGTCTGGCCGTGGCAACGGCAGCCTGTGAGACCGAAGGCAGTCCCAAAGCGCCTGAGAAAACGACCGTGGTTCCAACTCGTGCCATGGCACTGCTGGAACGTTCAATCGACGGCAGCGAAGAATTTGTGGACGTGGCCGTCCGCGAAAATGACGTGCTGATGCGGTCCGGTCGCTGCGTGATTTACAGCCGACTGGTCGAAGGCCGTTTTCCAAAGTATCGGGATGTCATTCCGCAGTCCGGCAGCATCAGCATCATGCAGACGGCTGGACCGTTCCACGCGGCCGTGCGTCAGGCTCAGATCGTCACAGACGAAGAAAGCCGGGGCGTCGATTTCACGTTCGACAAAGCGAAGCTGACCATGTCCAGCCGAGCCCAGGACATCGGCGAATCAAAAATTGAATTGCCAATCGAATACGATCATGAAGAAATCAAAATCACCTTCGACCCGCGATACGTCGCCGACTTTCTGAAGGTACTTACGCCGGAAACACTTGTCGAACTACAGCTTATCAGTGCTGAACATGCGGCCGTTTTCCGCGTGGAAGATTCTTACACTTACGTGATCATGCCACTCTCGCAATCTCGCTAG
- a CDS encoding H-X9-DG-CTERM domain-containing protein — protein MTSVHSGGLQVLLMDGSVRFINDSIDSAEEAEIDAIPDMRNKAQRQAVYGVWQAICDMNDGTVVGDF, from the coding sequence ATGACCAGCGTGCATTCCGGTGGGCTGCAGGTTCTGTTGATGGACGGCTCTGTTCGCTTCATTAACGACAGCATTGACAGTGCTGAGGAAGCCGAGATCGACGCGATCCCCGACATGAGAAACAAGGCTCAACGTCAGGCGGTCTACGGTGTTTGGCAGGCCATCTGTGACATGAACGACGGAACCGTCGTCGGCGACTTCTAA